In Salana multivorans, a single genomic region encodes these proteins:
- a CDS encoding response regulator transcription factor, translating to MTARVLLVDDEEAIRASLAPFLTRAGLEVHTASDGEEALAAVARLRPELVVCDVLMPNLDGRSVVRRLREAGDWTPVILLTQVGESYERSAALEEGADDYLNKPFDPAELLARIRAVLRRAVPGVPSLPAATVVASGELRLDRAARRVFVGDREVDLTPRASLLLDYLMTHPDELHTREHLLATLWGFGAVVASRAVDHRVAEIRRVLGDDAAAPRWIETVPAGGYRFCAPVGVVR from the coding sequence ATGACCGCGCGCGTGCTGCTCGTCGACGACGAGGAGGCGATCCGCGCCTCGCTCGCCCCGTTCCTCACGCGGGCCGGCCTCGAGGTCCACACGGCCTCCGACGGCGAGGAGGCCCTCGCCGCGGTGGCCCGGCTGCGGCCCGAGCTCGTCGTGTGCGACGTGCTCATGCCGAACCTCGACGGACGCAGCGTCGTCCGTCGGCTGCGCGAGGCGGGCGACTGGACCCCCGTCATCCTGCTGACGCAGGTGGGGGAGTCCTACGAGCGCTCGGCCGCGCTCGAGGAGGGCGCCGACGACTACCTCAACAAGCCGTTCGACCCGGCCGAGCTGCTGGCCCGGATCCGCGCCGTCCTGCGCCGGGCCGTCCCGGGCGTCCCGTCCCTGCCGGCGGCGACCGTCGTGGCGTCGGGCGAGCTGCGGCTGGACCGAGCGGCGCGCCGGGTGTTCGTCGGCGACCGCGAGGTCGACCTGACGCCGCGCGCGTCGCTCCTGCTCGACTACCTCATGACCCACCCCGACGAGCTGCACACCCGCGAGCACCTGCTCGCGACGCTGTGGGGGTTCGGCGCTGTCGTCGCCTCGCGCGCCGTCGACCACCGCGTGGCGGAGATCCGTCGCGTCCTCGGTGACGACGCGGCCGCGCCCCGGTGGATCGAGACCGTCCCGGCCGGCGGCTACCGGTTCTGCGCCCCGGTCGGGGTCGTCCGATGA
- a CDS encoding sensor histidine kinase encodes MTARRWALVLAPLIVSAISCVVLAATMPGASLVMRASLALVPLWVGLVVSAVVGVVLGLRARRERLRAEREAALAAVAAEAGERGRAIEHDAHRRFVARLDHELKNPLTAIRAAVAGLAAGVSSGGPLPEVEQARLLETIDGQSARIASLVADLRKVGELERAELEWEVVDSAQLVAEAVEDVVQASVGVGGGTRRVELALPRAPWPLPPVRGDVDLLHLALTNVIGNAIKYSAPDSVVEVRGSEQGGWVAIEVADTGLGVPADELPIVFDELARSSRTRHLPGTGIGLSLVRIVVERHGGTVEIRSREGTGTAVTLRLPVDPR; translated from the coding sequence ATGACGGCGCGCCGCTGGGCGCTCGTCCTGGCGCCGCTCATCGTGTCCGCGATCTCGTGCGTCGTGCTCGCCGCGACGATGCCCGGGGCGAGCCTCGTCATGCGGGCCTCGCTGGCGCTCGTCCCGCTGTGGGTCGGGCTGGTGGTCTCGGCCGTCGTCGGCGTCGTCCTCGGCCTGCGCGCGCGCCGCGAGCGACTGCGCGCCGAGCGCGAGGCGGCGCTCGCGGCCGTGGCCGCGGAGGCGGGCGAGCGCGGTCGGGCGATCGAGCACGACGCGCACCGCCGGTTCGTCGCGCGGCTCGACCACGAGCTGAAGAACCCGCTCACGGCGATCCGCGCGGCGGTCGCCGGGCTGGCCGCCGGGGTCTCCTCCGGCGGGCCGCTGCCGGAGGTGGAGCAGGCGCGCCTGCTGGAGACGATCGACGGGCAGAGCGCCCGGATCGCCTCGCTCGTGGCCGACCTGCGCAAGGTCGGGGAGCTGGAGCGGGCCGAGCTGGAGTGGGAGGTCGTCGACTCGGCGCAGCTCGTGGCCGAGGCGGTCGAGGACGTCGTGCAGGCGTCCGTCGGCGTCGGGGGCGGGACGCGCCGGGTGGAGCTCGCGCTGCCCCGGGCACCGTGGCCGCTGCCACCGGTCCGCGGCGACGTCGACCTCCTGCACCTCGCGCTGACCAACGTCATCGGGAACGCGATCAAGTACTCGGCGCCGGACTCGGTGGTCGAGGTGCGCGGCTCCGAGCAGGGCGGATGGGTCGCGATCGAGGTCGCGGACACCGGGCTGGGCGTCCCGGCGGACGAGCTGCCGATCGTGTTCGACGAGCTGGCGCGCAGCTCGCGCACCCGGCACCTGCCGGGGACGGGGATCGGGCTCTCGCTCGTGCGGATCGTCGTGGAGCGGCACGGCGGCACCGTCGAGATCCGCTCGCGCGAGGGAACGGGCACCGCGGTGACGCTGCGGCTGCCCGTCGACCCGCGCTAG
- a CDS encoding TetR/AcrR family transcriptional regulator produces the protein MSTKDALVVSATRLIDEGGPEHVTLREVGRRSGVSHNAPYKHFADKTALLEAVALAELRRTATLFSRAGENPDAAAALRTAGLAWISWSVGHPERFRLVYGDWPEQAEAIGTQSDDTWASFAGLVTRAQEAGAVPAGDVDVTVDGIRAVMQGAVGLALGGHLAATEDPRAGAEHVYTRHLELLAAQAQVESAVTGDGERRSIFGRRR, from the coding sequence ATGAGTACCAAGGACGCTCTCGTCGTCTCCGCCACCCGTCTCATCGACGAGGGCGGCCCCGAGCACGTGACGCTCCGGGAGGTCGGCCGCCGCTCCGGCGTCTCGCACAACGCGCCCTACAAGCACTTCGCCGACAAGACGGCGCTGCTCGAGGCCGTCGCCCTGGCGGAGCTGCGTCGCACGGCGACGCTGTTCTCCCGCGCCGGTGAGAACCCCGACGCCGCCGCGGCCCTGCGCACGGCCGGCCTCGCCTGGATCTCCTGGTCGGTCGGGCACCCGGAGCGGTTCCGGCTCGTCTACGGCGACTGGCCAGAGCAGGCCGAGGCGATCGGGACCCAGAGCGACGACACGTGGGCGTCGTTCGCGGGTCTCGTCACGCGGGCGCAGGAGGCCGGTGCGGTCCCGGCCGGCGACGTCGACGTGACCGTGGACGGCATCCGCGCCGTCATGCAGGGGGCCGTGGGCCTGGCGCTGGGCGGCCACCTCGCCGCGACCGAGGATCCGCGCGCGGGCGCCGAGCACGTCTACACCCGCCATCTCGAGCTCCTCGCGGCGCAGGCGCAGGTCGAGTCGGCGGTGACCGGGGACGGGGAGCGGCGCTCGATCTTCGGCCGCCGGCGCTGA